A genomic region of Phragmites australis chromosome 2, lpPhrAust1.1, whole genome shotgun sequence contains the following coding sequences:
- the LOC133910008 gene encoding uncharacterized protein LOC133910008, protein MIDWYKKRNEEVRIAFEELCPKNVRMLAPSVQKDLAKSCAQEITKEIKKEIGDGYFSILIDESRDISIKEQMAVIVRFVNKEGKVMERFLGLTHVTETTSDALKGALFELLSTHGLDIARVRGQGYDGASNMRGRCPKSNISGWFDENNGELQLCVHYEDDVENFSYYK, encoded by the exons atgattgattggtacaaaaaaagaaatgaggAAGTGAGGATTGCATTTGAGGAGTTATGTCCTAAAAATGTTCGTATGCTTGCACCATCAGTTCAAAAGGATCTTGCAAAGAGTTGTGCACAGGAGATAACTAAGGAAATAAAGAAAGAGATCGGTGATGGTTATTTCTCTATTCTTATTGATGAATCTCGTGATatatcaatcaaggagcagatGGCCGTGATTGTGAG GTTCGTGAATAAGGAAGGAAAGGTTATGGAAAGATTTTTGGGTCTTACGCATGTCACAGAGACAACATCAGATGCATTGAAAGGAGCTTTATTTGAGTTACTTTCTACACACGGTTTGGACATTGCAAGAGTTCGAGGGCAGGGGTATGATGGAGCTTCGAATATGAGAG GAAGATGCCCGAAATCCAACATCAGCGGGTGGTTTGATGAGAATAATGGAGAGCTTCAACTTTGTGTTCATTATGAAGATGATGTTGAAAATTTTTCATATTACAAGTGA